The region CTGCGCCGGTTTGTCGAGGCGGACGCGGAGAGCGTCTTCAAAAACTGGGCCTCCGACCCTGAGGTGACGAAGTTTCTCAGATGGAAGAGCCATACCTGCGTCGAAGAGAGCCGCGAACTCTTGGCAGGCTGCGTAAAACGCTACGGCGAGGTGGATTATTATCACTGGGCCATCGAAGAGAAGGGCTCCGATTCCGGCGCGGTGGGCTACATCGGCGTCTTCTGGAGCGACGAGACGGTGGACTCCGTGGAGGTCGGCTACAGCCTGGGCAGAAGATGGCAGGGCAGGGGATACATGGGCGAGGCGCTGA is a window of Cloacibacillus sp. DNA encoding:
- a CDS encoding GNAT family N-acetyltransferase, encoding MKHRGTKRLETERLILRRFVEADAESVFKNWASDPEVTKFLRWKSHTCVEESRELLAGCVKRYGEVDYYHWAIEEKGSDSGAVGYIGVFWSDETVDSVEVGYSLGRRWQGRGYMGEALRAVIDFMIDEAGANRVVAAHDPRNTASGGVMKRCGMKYEGTMRQVDRNNQGICDLSFYAVLASDRR